The Hippoglossus hippoglossus isolate fHipHip1 chromosome 24, fHipHip1.pri, whole genome shotgun sequence genomic interval TTGCTGAGCAACTCTCTCATGGATGCCCTTTTGGTCCAGTGTCTTTCGTATTGTGGAATCAAGAACACTGACCTTAACTGAGGCAAGTGAGGCCTATAGTTCTTCGGATGTTTCTTTGGGTTCTTTTGAAACCTCCAGGAAGAATCGTTGAATCCCTCTTGGGGGAGTTTTGGTTAGCCAGCCACTCCCGTTTCAAGTTTTCCATGTGCTTTCTCCCTTTTCAGATTAATAGCTCTCACAGTGGTTGGAGAGATTTTTACCTTCAATAAATTGGACCTTCATTTGCTTGGGTTATCTTTGTCTAatattaaaatgagtttgatgatctgaaacattttcctgtttcaaATTCGTTTGAAGAGGGGAATAGCTTTTCACAGCACTGGCTGTGCGTCAAGGACGAGGCAACAGGTATGTGACAGTCCTGGTTCTCAGCATTTCTCTACCTTGACTGCAGTGAATAAAAAGCTGTCCGTACAGTATGCGGGTGTACTGCCAATTCCATGCTGCTTTCAGCATCACTCAGTGATTTTAGTAGCCTCAGATATTTGAAGTCGTTCTTAACCTTGAAATGATAAATCTGCTGATTCATTTGCTGAttcttcatcatttattttgatgttgGTTAATGATGTTTGTTAATCTAAATATATACTAAATACGAGTGGGATTGAAATGAAAGATAAGTCAGGAAACGTTgctcagtcaaacacacacatgcaccttaTTGTAGCCTTTTTATGCCTGCTACTACAATCacatgctgctgttgttgtttacaaAGCTGCCACCTGTTATATAATGGCagtataataatacaaataaatacataattaaaacGTAATTCATAaaacagaacagattttaagtaaCATAAGAatatgttaaaatgacatttaaagtaaaaggaaataaaaaagaaatatataaaactaaGTAAAAcgttttataaaaacagaaaagaaagaaagtgatgaaaatgttaaaagcaCAGGAGTGCGGGGCAAGTGGAAGATCTAGTTAAAggctgaagtaaagagaaatgttttcagttttcttttaaagaagtTAACTGAACTAGCTTCTCTGATATCTAGCAGCATGGACGTAGTTTACAAAAGCTGCAGCTACATAAAGTTCACCGCCACCAAATAAAGTTGATGGAAGTGACAGGGAGTGAGTCCGAACTTCGAAGCCGAACATCAACTCATATTCTCCATTGACTGTATTTAATTATGTCATCAACAGGAGTTCGGAGACTAATGACAGCAATGGTCGCTGTTACCAAGCTGGAAAAGTCTCAGGCCAAACAAAGCAGTTGCCTGATCTCCGGGGCTGAAAGTTTCTGTGCCGTTATTGTTGTGACTCAGAATGTGTAAACTTGATTAAGCCTCCGAACATGTGAGCAATCATTAGTACATGCCGCACTGGGTTTTCAGCGATTCCAAGAAACCATTTGGCTCATCGTGTCTCATGCAATCTTGCCTCCAGAGGATTTGGATGTTTATCTCTTTTGTGCTGCTCTGGCTTGGCTGGCCCTAGGCTGTTGGCCTGTCTTGCTCTCCAGAAATATGGTTAGAGACAGTAATTTGTGTTAATTGCAAAACAAATTTCACAAATTTGAGCATTTAGTGAGTATGTAGTGTTTGTTCTTCTCatttaatatttgaatgaagTAATTATCGAAGTAATTACATTTAAGTAGTTACTGTGAATGTATTTTGATCAGATGATAAACAGCTGTGATAGAAGACAGGGCTGGAACTGAGTCCCATTTTGTGTCTCACCAAACAAGAAGGATACACCAATCAGCCAAATGAAGGCAACAGAATCAGTTGACGTGTTGGGAATTGGTCTGTGAACCTGTGAGTCAAGAAGCGGAGGCCTATTTTCAGGAAAGAAGAGCAGACCACAACAGCAACCACAGATTTGCGTACTTATCAACagtcctctctctgctgtttctctcttctGTGCTGTTCAGTGACGAGGTCCTCAAGTCGCCTGTCGTCACAATAGCTGCCACATGTATTTATGCTTTTTATCTTTCCAATCTGAAATAAGAGAAAGAGGCTTTTGTCATCAGCAGTACAAAATACTGaccagggttttttttctgcctgtCGCAGTTCTCTTCTCACGGTTGGGCCAGCGAGTTGAAATTGATCTCAGCTCAACAGACTGTGTTGAACTCAAGCTTGCACCACTGTATTAATGTAGATGAAGGTAAAGGTTTTTGATGCAGTGTTTACACTTTGAATAATTACAATGAGTATATAGCACATATCAAACAGGCAAATGGTATTGAAAAAggtttccttatttatttattttttaatttgatcattttgtgtGACCAGACATGTACTGATGCTTACTCTagtaaaaaaattgaaataatatttcgtcaaaaccaaaataaagagcagaattaactttttaaatttCATATGAAATAGAAGTGCGTCCCTGAATCATAAGAAGCGTCTCATTTACAGTGTGTAGAAACCTAAGATCTTGAGTTTCACTGCTGACACGTGGTGTTCTTTCGGAGGTTGATTCTAAGGAATACAAAAACGTGGCAGTGGGCAGGGAGTCAGAGCAATTATTAATGCTTCATCTATTAATGCGTTAACTtatgaaatgtttctgctgCACATGTGAGCAAAGTTGGAATGACTGCTGCTCCATTTTTATGTGTTCGAAAgcattatactgtatgtgttttgtCAGTGAACTGTTGAATTTGTCCTCGACGAGAAAGTCTGCTTCTCCTCATTTATAATctggtttcatttatttattcaccatTCTGCATTTGGACTATATGAACCTTGTAGTTGACAGTAGATGGATGTCACAATAATACAAACATCATTCAGTCGTAATACTTACTGTTTACCAAAGGCCTAAACATAGTTTTATTACAAAACATTGATTCTATTTGTAATACATGGTGGAGACATTGAGGCAATGCAGATGGTGAGAGGTGAGgaaaattatttcattttaatcaataATTGTTGCCCATGGAAGAGTAAAAGTTGATTTATTGTAGTTACTACTTAataattaatgtgtgtgaatgtgagagtggtTCTTGTCAAACTAATGTTAATTTTAACCCCTGTCTTCTTTGTTTACCATTTCCTCTCTTGTCCTAAACCCCACTCTACCATTCTACCCATCTCTTCcattctcctcttcatcttccctcCTATTTCTATCTCACACCCATTTCCATTTacttcctccctcctcatctccttcttTGTCCCTGCAGTGACGGGAAAGCCCTTCTTCGTTGTGTCTAGTTTCTCCCACCGCTGGTTGTTCGGCTGGGAGGGCTGTCAATTCTACGGCTGGGCGGGCTTCTTCTTTGGTTGTGGGAGCCTCATCACGATGACCATGGTCAGCCTGGACCGGTATCTCAAAATCTGCCATCTCAGTTACGGTATGTCAGTATCTCCTTTACAAGGGTCTCAAACAATGAAGTTCCATGTAGACCAGAGAaatctcctgttctaccacatcccagaagtgttttgagtccacaaaacacttctggagtttcaggggttaaCAGcattgcagcagaatccaatacaattgaagtaactggtgaccacgtcttcagacgtaataaaacaacagaaaaaacatctcATGCgtccatactgctcatgtggtgtcatttAGGTGTCCCCAAGCCCTGACAATCAAATTCGACttaaaacagcatcatttacaccaagttttaagcctaaaagtcctctgatatcttGCGACGAGGTGCACTCAGGGACCGtcagaaatgctaacgtccgctagcttagccacttctggtggaaCCTTTAACTGTGCCTTCTGTTGTCAAGAATTGATTTAAGGGTTATTAAGTTTTGGCTAATTGTCACGACAGTGAGAGGGCAGCAGTCATAAACCTGGTCTGAGAGTCAGGATTaaagatagaaaagaaaaggtATAAGAAAAATAAGGTTGGAGTGAGAGAATTAAGGTTacatttctgtgtagatgtgttttttattaccTATCTCATCACTAGTCCATCATCCTTTCTCTCTTATATTTCCCCCTCAGGCACATGGCTCAAACGCCACCACATCTTCCTGTGCCTGGCATTTGTGTGGGCGTATGCAATGTTTTGGGCCACCATGCCCCTGATCGGCTGGGGAAACTACGCCCCTGAGCCCTTCGGGACGTCCTGCACGCTGGACTGGTGGCTGGCACAGGCCTCTGTGTCCGGCCAGACCTTCGTCATCACCATCCTCATCTTCTGCCTCATCCTCCCCACTGTCATCATTGTCTTCTCCTATGTCATGATCATCTTCAAGGTCAAGTCTTCTGCAAAGGAGATCTCGCAATTTGACACCCGCGTCAACAACAGTCACAACCTTGAGTTGAAACTTACAAAGGTGGGTGAGAGGCAGGAGGGGAGGTGAGGGGAAGAAAGTTCTGCTTGTACAGGAATCATGTTCAGGTCAACTTTGTGACAAGAGTACTGCTTTGTATCCTCTTCCAGGTGGCAATGCTGATCTGTGCAGGCTTCTTGATAGCCTGGATTCCTTATGCAATCGTGTCCGTGGTGTCTGCGTTTGGTGACCCAGACTCAGTGCCCATCCCTCTGTCCGTCATTCCCACCTTGCTGGCCAAGTCCTCCGCCATGTACAACCCCATCATCTACCAGGTTGTGGACCTGAAAAACTCCTGCGCAAGATCCTCCTGTTTTATGGCCCTGAAGAAACGCAGGCATTTTAGAAAGTCAAGGTAAAGAGGATTGTAATTGTTCATCTTTATTGATGATTAATTATTGCTGAAGCACATTGATAGATCAGGCAGAGCACTGGAGTTATGTTAAAGCAGTGTAGCTATCAGCATTTTCCACCAAATCGGTATCGTataaacattttccatgattaAAGATAAGATGAAGATAAAAGATTCCATCTAATGCAAATCAACTGTTCAACATttcctatctatctatctatctatctatctatctatctatctatctatctatctatctatcgttACGTGCCCATATGGCTTCTATATGAATACAATACTTATCTTTAGCAAAATAAGCAGCAAACTGAGTATTTCCATCTTGAAACTACAGTGAACCAATAATAgtctcaaaagaaaaacagattccGACAGCCAGGATTTCATTCGTTACACACATTTAAGAAACAAGTTATGTCATCTTGCAGTTTTCCATATTGTTTGCACCATAGACCACTTGACTCGGCTGTTGAGTAAAACCATGGACCCCTATTGTTGCTGCCAGTAGTTCGCTTGCAGGATAACGTGGTTTATCGAAGGTTATTCTACACAAGGCCACTTTATCTATCAATTAGTAATTCTGTGACTCCCACATTCTGTCACATCTGTTGTACTTGACATTTGTATACATTTAATTCACGGAAAAAAATGTTACTTCTAACTTTTAGGGAAGAGAGATGACTTTTGGGGATTAATCAGTGCCAGGATTAAATTGCCAATCTTCAGTGTCTCAAATATATTTCGACTTTTTTGTAGTATAATAACTATTTTTACCATTGTGGTTTAATTCTTTTAAAACAAAGGAATTTGAACAACACGCACAGCCTTTGTTGCTTAAACCAAAGCTTTAGGTGCAGTCGAAAGATGAAAGTAAAGGTAGTCGTGGCTTGAAGAAGTAAGACgtcaacaaacagcagaaacagccaGATGTGCAGGATGAATGTGGACAATGCTGAGCTCAACTGAAACATCATTCACAGCTTTTGAATTAAAAGCCACAAACCAATCTCATCTTCAAGGGCATTTGGCAGTCAGGTGTCAACAGGCTGAATCCCAACTCTGCAACCAACTCCATCATATGTGCAGACTCAAAAACCttccacacagacagattaTATAGTAGTGTTTTGCCCATACTATGTAAAGTGTTATATAACATGTATAAATTACACTGAACTAAAAGGAATCTCAATTGAACAGCTTAGTTGGCGGAGTGTTTCCATCTGACGTGCCTGTTTTCGTGTTCCCCGCAGGTTCTGCACCATCTCTGGCTCATTAAAGAACACAGCACGAGCCAAAGAAGCTCACATTGAGATGTGAGACAGACGCTTTAGACTGTGGGACCTCCTTACCTCATCTACTTTGGAAAGTTTGCCTTGTTCCCTGACCTCTGTGTCCTGCACTTACCCAGTCACGCGCTGCCTGACCTCATCAACTGTTCACCCTCAGTCTTGCTGCTTGTTTTTATGCCTAAACTGGATTTACATATGCTTACCACagttcccctcttcctcctacTTGGAAACGCATCTTCCCCAcaaggttctccttcatgtgtGGAGCTGTGTTGTAATGTTCAGTCGTAACAACATACAAGTAATGTGTTGTGCGAACTCTTTgactctgttttttatttttttcagtatttcagACACACTGTCAGTTAtgctttgaaaaaaagaaaaagaagttcTATTGGCTGACTTACTACAGTGTTGTTCTCATAATACGGCTCGACTCAGGTTTTTGAAATTGAGAACTTTCCAACTAGTCATGTCACATTAGAGATGTCATTTTTTTGTGAATCCAAACCTTGAAAagagtgtgtatatatatatatatatatatatatatacatatgctttaaaaatgtaatttaaacttttttcaacatgtttttaaagtggaAGTGCAAATtaaaattgaaagaaaacacaaatcaactTGATGTGAGCCATGTCAAATTGGGTGCAACCTTCAATCGTAAAGTCATATTTGTACTGTTTGTACAGGCTGTTGTCTTTTGTACCCTAACACCTTGTATACAGTGGATATATACTAATGAGCACTTTAGTAGGAACACCTAATTGGCTGTGCAATTGTCCAATCAAAGAGCAAACATGACAGGCTGGTATGACTATTTCTGCAACTGCTGATCTCCTGAGATTCTCCGTTTCTGGAGTTTActcaaaaaaaaacaaccatccagtgagcagcagttctgTGGAAGGAAACACGTTGTCAATGAGGAGAATGGTCAGACTGGTTGGAGCTGAAAGACAACATAACCACTCTTTCCAACTGTGGTGAGCAGACAAACTTCTCTGAGGGAACATGATCAACCTTCCACAACAGATGAAGACCCCATTAGGAATCCCTCTTGTCACCTGCAGATGCTAGGATCAGAGTCTGGAGTCAACAGCATGAATCAAAGGACCCAgctgccttgtgtcaacagtccaggctgctgctgctgctgctggtgtcatTGTATGGGAAATGATTTATTGGCACATTTTGGACCCCTTAGTATATATGGTGTTCTTAATAAAGTGCTCATCGAGTGTATATCAAAATATAGTGACTCTCATCAACTGCACAAGGAGACGATTAGATTGCATTTACATGGTGTAGCTTTTTACCGTTACAGAGGAGGTTAGGTTTTCTATCTGTCTGCCAGAGCGATTTCCTTTTAACTTCATGGCAGGTGGGGCATCACCCAAGGTAGAACCTGTTAAATGCTGGAGTGGATCCGCCTAAACAGGTGGATCTAATAgagctcttttattttcttaatacaacaccttggtggaggtatgagctctccGAGTGCCCTTCTTGTTTATTCTTTAGATTAGCGTTTACTAGTAAGATAAACAAGTTGAGGGTTAACTCTTTACAAGAAAAGAGACAATGTGGGCACTTGTCGTAGCAAACACATTCAATATGCAGTGAGAGCAGTTTGGTGTTACATATACAGTAAACAGTATTTCTGATGAAGTGTTGCCATTGTCGGATAGTTTATCAGGACGACCGGAACAAATCCAGGTGGACTGCCACATACTTGTGGGCTGGATACATGAGAATGATGACTTCAGAGGGGCTGTTTGCACCTGAAACTGTCATGTGACTTAAAGAGACAAAAATGCAAGGACATTAGCCAGTTTAACCATGAGCATTTTACAGATGGCTGGCTACTATTCCCAGCTACTACGTTACCAAAACTGAGCACACTGACATTGGGTTTGACTGACGTTTTTGGAAACGTGTTACAATGGACACAGTTCAATAACAGTCGTGTTCGTTTTTGCACTACGTAACTCTAAGAACTCAGACTAAGAAAGGTTgtagaatttaaggggactagCTATGTTCAGGGACTGGTATCTAGATGGAGAGCAGGGTGCTGAGCTGGGTGTTTGGTCAGGGCTGGGTTGCAGATCCTGGAGAGCTGGGCGGGCAACAGAATAGTGGACTAGGCCAGACTGGAAGACGAACACAGAGCTGGCTGGGCACTGGTTCTCAGGGTGGGGTTTGTCGACATGGCAGGGAGCTGGTTGACGTAAGAGGCAAACATGCGAAGATGAACCAAATGAGTGAGTGGGAGATCTAGTGAAGAGTGGTGTGAAACCTCAGGGTTTAATGCTGCCTTCAAAAGGGGTCGTGTTTCTGAGCACCCCCCTCTAATTCATAAGCTTGGATCTCACAATCTCATGTTAG includes:
- the opn5 gene encoding opsin-5 isoform X1; the encoded protein is MANETWPSYASHHLLRGDPFASKLSKEADIVAAFYICIIGIMSATGNGYVIYMTIKRKTKLRPPELMMVNLAIFDFGISVTGKPFFVVSSFSHRWLFGWEGCQFYGWAGFFFGCGSLITMTMVSLDRYLKICHLSYGTWLKRHHIFLCLAFVWAYAMFWATMPLIGWGNYAPEPFGTSCTLDWWLAQASVSGQTFVITILIFCLILPTVIIVFSYVMIIFKVKSSAKEISQFDTRVNNSHNLELKLTKVAMLICAGFLIAWIPYAIVSVVSAFGDPDSVPIPLSVIPTLLAKSSAMYNPIIYQVVDLKNSCARSSCFMALKKRRHFRKSRFCTISGSLKNTARAKEAHIEM
- the opn5 gene encoding opsin-5 isoform X2 gives rise to the protein MSATGNGYVIYMTIKRKTKLRPPELMMVNLAIFDFGISVTGKPFFVVSSFSHRWLFGWEGCQFYGWAGFFFGCGSLITMTMVSLDRYLKICHLSYGTWLKRHHIFLCLAFVWAYAMFWATMPLIGWGNYAPEPFGTSCTLDWWLAQASVSGQTFVITILIFCLILPTVIIVFSYVMIIFKVKSSAKEISQFDTRVNNSHNLELKLTKVAMLICAGFLIAWIPYAIVSVVSAFGDPDSVPIPLSVIPTLLAKSSAMYNPIIYQVVDLKNSCARSSCFMALKKRRHFRKSRFCTISGSLKNTARAKEAHIEM